ATTCATAGGATAGCTTCTGGGGATGAAAGGTTAGATAGAATTTATAAAGTATTAAATGATGTGGGATTAAATAGAAGTTTAATTTATCGATTTCCACATGAATTTAGTGGTGGTCAAAAACAAAGGATTAGTATAGCAAGGGCTTTAGCATTAGAGCCACGATTTTTAATATGTGATGAACCTATATCAGCATTGGATGTTTCGATTCGAGTACAGATTGTTAATTTATTGAAAAGGCTTCAAAAAAACTACAAATTGACATATTTATTTATAACGCATGATTTAAGTACTTTAAAATATATTGCAAATAGAGTTGCTATCATGTACAGAGGTAGTATTTTAGAAATAGCAACTACAGAGGATATCTATCGAAATCCTTTACATCCATATACAAAAGTTTTATTATCATCAATTCCTATTCCTGATCCAGATGTAGAAAAAAATAGGTATATAGAAATTTTGGGAAATAGAAAATTTCAAAAGATGTCTGAAGGCGGATGTAAATTTAGAGGGCTGTGCAAGTATTCAAAAAAAATATGCTTCGAAATCGAACCATGTTTTAATGAAATTGATAGCAATCATTTTGTTAGATGTCATTTATATTAATTTGCATCATGTGGTAATTCTCAAATTAATATGTTTAAGGATAAAGTTTATCTAATAAAACATTTTAATTTGGTTTAAATTACAAATTCTAATGCACAAGTATTTAAGGAGGGATGAAACAGTATTTTAAAGCAAAAAATAAGCCAATATTTAAAGCAAAGAAAGGATGATAAAATGAAAAAAATATTGAAGAAGATAATTCCTTTATTACTTGTACTTTCATTTATGTTAGCAGGGTGTACTACAGGTACAACTAAATCATCTACTGAAGAAAGTACTAGCAATGAACAAGTAGCAGAACAGGGAAATAAGAAAGTATTTAGATATGCTGAAGAAGCTGAACCAACAATACTTGATCCTCATAAAAGTTTCAATCCGATTTCATTAGACATAACTTATGCGGTGTATGAAGGGCTAACTCGTGTATATGATGGAGAAGTATTACCAGGGATGGCTGAAAGTTGGGATGTATCCGAAGATGGATTAACTTATACATTTCATTTAAGGGATGCTAAATGGAGTGATGGGGAACCTGTAACCGCTGAAGATTTTACATATAGTTTTGAAAGATTATTCAATCCTGATACACTTTCTGATTATGGAAATTTCGCTGTTTACTTTGAAGGTGGAGAAGATTATTGGGAAGGTAAAACTACTGATTTTTCAACTGTTGGTGTTAAAGCACTAGATGACAAAACTTTGGAATGTAAATTAGTTGTTCCTAAAAAGTATTTTTTAAATCTTATGGGATTTGGAGCTTTCCATCCAGTTCGACAAGATTATATTGAAAAATATGGTGAAAGCTATGGCTCAGATCCGGAAAAAGCGGTGTATAATGGACCCTTTATCTTAAAAGAATGGAAGCATGAAGAAAGTTTATTAGAAGTTAAAAATGATGATTATTGGGACAAAGACAATATTCATTTAGATGAAGTTCAAATTTCTATTGTTAATAATCCTGCAACAAGAGTAAATATGTATGAAACGGATGAATTAGATTTTACTCAATTGACAAAAACTGACATTCCTTCATATGAGAAAGGAAGTAAGGTGAATATTCAACCAAATTCTTCGATTTATTGGTTACAATATCAAGTAAATCATAAAGATCCCAAAAAAGCAGCTTTCTTAGGAAACAAGAATTTTAGAAAAGCTTTAGGATGGGCAATTGATAGACGAGCTATTGCTGATAGTGTCTTAGCAGATGGTTCTTTACCTGCTACTAGATTGGTACCAGCAACTATTCAGGGTTTAAATAAAAAACATGCTGAAGAATATTCAATAGGGGAAGAATATTTCCCAACAACAGCAAATATTGAAAAAGCTAATGAATATTTAGATTTAGCACTTCAAGAAATAGGCAAAAAGAAAGAAGAAATGCCTACTTTTGAAATTCTCGTTGATGATTCAGAATCAGCAAGATTGATAACTGAAGCCATACAAGATATGTTTGATAAAAATTTAGGTGTTAAAATGGAAATAAAAGCGGTAACATCAAGTCAAAAATGGGATGAGATGGGAAACAATAATTTTGATATTATGTATGCTGGATTTGGCCCTGATTTTAATGATCCAGTAAATTATTTGGATACATGGACATTAGACGGTGGTTATAATGTAATGGGATGGGAAAATAAAGAATATGAAGAATTAGTTAGGTTTATAAATACAACCAATGATAATCAAGCAAGGGCTGATGCAATAGATAAAGCGGAAAAAATCTTCCTTGATGAAGTTGTATTCAATCCTATTTTCTTTGGAACAGCTGTTTATACACAAAAAGATACAGTGAAAGGTTTACTAAGGGATTCCACGGGTATGGATATAAACTATATTTATGTTGATATAGTGAATGAATAATTATAATAAAAGCTTTTGACGACACAAGTCAAAAGCTTTTATTTGATTTACACCTATATTATATTAAATTTATGTTCTTAAGTTTTATTCTTTTCTTTTCATTATAAATTTAATTACAAAATATGCTATTGCTCCAATCACTACTGCGAAGGGAAGTATATAGATTATTGAGATTACAAATGTCTCTAATGCTTTTCTAAAAGAAAACAAGGAATTTTTAAAGGCATTAGCTAGTTTTTCTCCAAAGGTGGTATCTGTAGTTTGTTGATTGGTTAATCTTTCTACTTCTTCAATATTGACTTCAAAGGTACTGAAATCTACTTTATCATCAATATTCATGAGATTAGTCTTAAGTTTTTCTTTTTCATATATGGTTTCGCTGAGCTCATTTTCTAACTTAATTATATCTTCCATTTTTTCTGCTTTAGATAGTAGGGCTAAAATTCTTTCTTCTTTGACTTCAAGAACTTTCAATCTGGATTCAGTATCTCTATATTCACTGGTTACATCTTGTTTATTGGTACTTTCACTGATTATATTGCCAACACCATTAAGGCTGGATTTAAAAGAAGATATTTTATCTTTTGGAACTCTAATTAGATAGAAACCATTTCTATAGCTTTTATTGTTGTAATATTGGTTATAATCTATTTGAGAGTTTTCTACATAAGCATTGTGTTTAGATATTAAGGCATTCAAGTCCTTATTGGCTTTTTCAAATTCAGTAGTTTCAAGTTGTATATAAACGTTGGTGATGACTTTTTCAGGTTCTAGAGGACTAGCTTCATCGTTATTGTCACGTTCTTCTTTGCTTTCTTCGGTAGGAGCTAAACTCATTTCATTAGAAACACTTTGTTCACTTGATTTTTTAGAACCACAGCCTGTCAATGATGAAAGGATTAAAAATAATATAAGACCTAATATTAAATATTTTTGAAATTTTTTCACTATTTCCACCTCCTACAATCATTATATAAGGAAAACTAGAAAGTTTAAATTACAAAATAGTTACAGATTTTTGCATATTAAAAAGAAAGTTATTTATATAGTTGAGACATCTAAAAAGAGGAAATATGATATATTTGTAGAAATATATATTTTAAGAATAGAAAATACAAAGGGGTATGGCGTTTATGAGTGAAAAAGTAAAAATATTCATACTAGGAACTTATCATTTTGGAAACAGTGGAGAACATTTAGTAGATATTAACTGTAAAGATGTAATTACAGATCAAAAACAAGAGGAAATTAAAGAAGTAATACAAAAATTGGTACAGTTTAAACCAAATAAAATTGCAGTTGAGTTAAAGCAAGAAGATGAAAAACGGTTAAATGAAATTTATATAGAATATTGTAGAAACAATTTTGATGAATATAATGAAATAGTAAATTATGATAATGAAATTGTTCAATTAGGATTTAGACTAGGCAAGATGTTGAAACATACTAAAATTTATCCTATAGATCACATGATATATTTACCAGAAGAAGTATTTGAATATGCTGAAAAAAATTGTCCGGAATTTTACAAGGAATATATGA
This window of the Sporanaerobacter acetigenes DSM 13106 genome carries:
- a CDS encoding ABC transporter ATP-binding protein, whose product is MVKEKVIEVVKLKKYFKERNKNVLKAVDDISFTLYEGEVLGLIGESGCGKSTIARTIVGYYKPTEGKVLYKGQNIHQFNKKQLKNYTKEAQMIFQDPSNSLDPRMRIVDIVGEGIDIHRIASGDERLDRIYKVLNDVGLNRSLIYRFPHEFSGGQKQRISIARALALEPRFLICDEPISALDVSIRVQIVNLLKRLQKNYKLTYLFITHDLSTLKYIANRVAIMYRGSILEIATTEDIYRNPLHPYTKVLLSSIPIPDPDVEKNRYIEILGNRKFQKMSEGGCKFRGLCKYSKKICFEIEPCFNEIDSNHFVRCHLY
- a CDS encoding peptide ABC transporter substrate-binding protein, yielding MKKILKKIIPLLLVLSFMLAGCTTGTTKSSTEESTSNEQVAEQGNKKVFRYAEEAEPTILDPHKSFNPISLDITYAVYEGLTRVYDGEVLPGMAESWDVSEDGLTYTFHLRDAKWSDGEPVTAEDFTYSFERLFNPDTLSDYGNFAVYFEGGEDYWEGKTTDFSTVGVKALDDKTLECKLVVPKKYFLNLMGFGAFHPVRQDYIEKYGESYGSDPEKAVYNGPFILKEWKHEESLLEVKNDDYWDKDNIHLDEVQISIVNNPATRVNMYETDELDFTQLTKTDIPSYEKGSKVNIQPNSSIYWLQYQVNHKDPKKAAFLGNKNFRKALGWAIDRRAIADSVLADGSLPATRLVPATIQGLNKKHAEEYSIGEEYFPTTANIEKANEYLDLALQEIGKKKEEMPTFEILVDDSESARLITEAIQDMFDKNLGVKMEIKAVTSSQKWDEMGNNNFDIMYAGFGPDFNDPVNYLDTWTLDGGYNVMGWENKEYEELVRFINTTNDNQARADAIDKAEKIFLDEVVFNPIFFGTAVYTQKDTVKGLLRDSTGMDINYIYVDIVNE
- a CDS encoding DUF4349 domain-containing protein, with the translated sequence MKKFQKYLILGLILFLILSSLTGCGSKKSSEQSVSNEMSLAPTEESKEERDNNDEASPLEPEKVITNVYIQLETTEFEKANKDLNALISKHNAYVENSQIDYNQYYNNKSYRNGFYLIRVPKDKISSFKSSLNGVGNIISESTNKQDVTSEYRDTESRLKVLEVKEERILALLSKAEKMEDIIKLENELSETIYEKEKLKTNLMNIDDKVDFSTFEVNIEEVERLTNQQTTDTTFGEKLANAFKNSLFSFRKALETFVISIIYILPFAVVIGAIAYFVIKFIMKRKE
- a CDS encoding DUF5694 domain-containing protein gives rise to the protein MSEKVKIFILGTYHFGNSGEHLVDINCKDVITDQKQEEIKEVIQKLVQFKPNKIAVELKQEDEKRLNEIYIEYCRNNFDEYNEIVNYDNEIVQLGFRLGKMLKHTKIYPIDHMIYLPEEVFEYAEKNCPEFYKEYMNKANEYETSTNEHIRNNTIGENLKYLNNPKRVEKEHSDFYLGLAKIGAGDNYYGADMLTEWYRRNLFIFGNLQNISEKGDRILVIYGAGHCKILRELVKGYRKFEFVDPLNYL